The segment ATCGAACAAAACTCTTTTATACCGAATTTAAATCCTTttaacatttgtttttttttttccaacaaaaCAAAACCTACCAAGGTGTGTAATGGAATGGTAAAAGTCCCTCTACCTTTAACCAGGCGTCTCAGGTTCAAGTCTTCAGAATGAAATTCTCTCTTTagggaatttaaaaaaaaaaaagaatagcaAAACCAAGAGAATAATATTTACTAGCTACAACAAGATGTTCATACAAAACAAGTTGGAGAAAGTATATGCTTACTTTGGAGGCATTCCCATACTGGTCAAATAGAGCAAGAGATAAGTATACCAATAAGTTGATGTTATATCATTAAGCACATGCCCTACACCATATGCTAAAACAGACCATCTTCCCAATGGCTTTGCTTCTTCATTTTCCACATTGCTTCCAATCATGATGGAATAAGTTAAACTCCGAGAATTCAAATCCACTCGAGAAATCTCAAACCTGTTCTTATAACAAAATACAGTAGCAGCAAATatgctaaaaataaataaagtcttCTGCTGTTTGATGAAATGCGCAAGTTATTTCCATTGACAAACAGGCAACAGGAGTATCAATGTATATGATATGGACAAGAATCCCCCTTCCCATTCAGAAGCAaagatattattaaaaattgatgtGTGTTGACaactttcaattaattattactcCTTATGATGATTGCAGCAGTGTTTTTTCAATTATTGTCCATGCTGATTCAAGTTTTCCTATTACAAAGAAGAAGCCAATGTTATACACaactttttaaatgaaatttcacgtatattatattaagaatAATTATATAGTTGGTTGCATATTAATAAACTGACAGGCCACATCTCCAATTCTGTCTATCCCTGGCACAACAGGACTATGCAATTTTCTAGGCTTGCGTTTTCACTAAATGTGGGaataatgaaacaaaaaattgCCTATAGTAGCTGCAGCAAGATACTTCGCAAAAACGAATTCAGGATTTGATGCGTATGAATTCTCAATTTTAGTCGGAAGcaaatttaagattttaagTTTAGGAGTTCTGAATTTAGTTATTAGAAGTTTAGTGAGTTTTAAATGTAAAATGttatatttaatgaattgtAAGTACTTCTTTTGTACTATCTTATGTGACACTTTTCGCATTTGGAGATTCaagtaagtttattttttatcgtaagtttttcatagatccttttaacattttgacttatcaattattgtgacttatagtacTCTATACGTAgtttagaaatatataaatttcatttcaaaaagtttgaaaatccAATACGCAAATGTCCGATCAAAGTTAAATCGTTTAACTCTCGAAAAACGAAAAGTATCACGAAACAAAGGAGTACGAAATATGAATATAGGATTTGAGCTAAAATTGTTGATTACTGCCCAAATTGGTAATTTTGTAGAAGAAAAACTAGTTAAATCCCACTTGTTGTGTTGTttactatatatgtataatagtGTTTGGAATTCATCATTTTCAATTTGGTATGACAAAACATGGGTGTGGGTGTATGGATTTTGGGTACTTTCACTAAAATCagacaaattcaaaataaatccaatgatttttatgattaaaacaaaagataaaggtgaaattgaagaaattaaaatacattCGTATATAGAAAGTTTCTATGCCACTCTTTtagtcttttccttttatttcctCAGAATTCTcttctttataaatattttctcctcaagttttttttttttgttttttacatAGCATCTCATAATTTAGCCACACTTTATAATAAAGTTGAAGAAAGGCAACTGTTTGAGATTTTTGACAAAGTTGCCTTCAATGTATCACTCTGAGAAAATATTAgtaaataaatatcaattagAAGGACACACAAGAACACAAGGACCATCCATTTAACAAAGTGATAGCTTTGATTATTATGATACAAAATAAGGTTATTAAACTCATCCTATGaagaaatttgaagttaaagACCAAAGAAGGACTACACCAACAATTGCTTCTAATCCAAAATATCTCTTTCCAATATGACAACCAGCAGATTTAGGAGCACCAGCAGGGGCACCTGTAGGACTAGATCCAactgcaaaaaaataaaataaaagaaattgcaACACAAAAAGAGAAAAGTGTTTAACCTTTATATATTTGACAATATGTAGAAAAATTTACGCGCTATAACGTCGTGTAAAAGATAACTACAagtaatgtttttaaaaaacagaataatcatatataagatataaataaGACAGATAGTCTGatacaatttataataatacaGTATTACGTTGTTAGTGTGTATAAGTTGAATCTCCTTGAATcaccaatttttcagaattttgttttaaaaaaaaattgtagtagtATAACTTACCAGAAGGAATGGGGCTATGTGCAAGTGGACTACCAGCAATGCTGCTTGAATTATTAGCAATTTGATAGAATACTTGAGCATCTGGTGAATTTGCAGGCAAGTGGAGAAGTGCTGCATATATCATCAAATAGTGTCAAAGATTAACTTAACCATTTTTGTTAGTACTTcatttgtctcaatttatatgattcGATTTCCTCGTTAAAAAAACTgacatatttctatatttaaatataacaattgaatgttaaaatttttattttacttttaataaaaataatttatttactaacTAGTCTCATGccacaaatttcaaaagatgTAAACTCTTTCAGATCCTTAATTTCATTTAGTTGAGACAGAGAGACTGAGTAAGGAAAACCTAAAAGTTGCATATTTAACCAATTGACATTCCTAGTAAGAGAGTGATTATTTGTGTTACATCTTTAACGACAAAAGCAAGAGTGAAACTACGAGCTAAAAACAGGCGTACTTACCAGGGCATTCAGAAATATTAGCAGGGGCTTTACAAACAGAGGGGAGTGTTAAAGCAAGTGTAACATTGAGTTGAAGTCCCAAATCAGGATCATTTCTGTCCTTAATTAACAAACAAAGACACTTCTTGCTATCTTTCAACACTTGTTTCAATCCAGTACAGCAATCTGGTGTAGGAGCTGGTGCATTACCTCCAACATAAGGCAAACATGTTGCCAGACCAATCAATGATTGTGTACACTCTTCTTTGTCCTTTTCTGTGTCTGAATTTCCAATTACACATAatatcaacaacaacaccaatCTCAGCTGATATCTCATGGTGCAAGAAACCATATTGAAATGTTTATAGAGGGAACTGAAGTGTCTTGAACTCTGTTTTTGCCTTTGGTAGTTTTTTGTGATAAGTGGAAAAAAGTTAGACATTGCTTTGGTTCTTATATAACACTTCTCCaatccctaattacttgtcaattctttttcttttagttatcTCAAAGTAATTGtccattttgaaaaattaaaaaaaaaaaaatttttttatttattatactctcaattaattactttaaaaaggagtagaaatttttaaaaatcttaaatttttaatgcaTCTACCACTAtattaataattgttttaatAAGAGTATCAGTTCAAAAGTGGACAAGAAAttagagacaaaaaaaaaaatatgcggccttacaaaaaaaaatatgtttccgAGGGAATAGTCTTGAACTTTTGACCTGTCTCGGACAAAATTTTGATATCAACAAATTTAAgactatttattttaaggtcATTAGTAtaatttcatgtatatatatatatataatcattatTTTCACTGGCCATTGAACCACTAGTTTAGGGTAAATTCATGTGGCAATTTTTCATTAGGTCTCATATCGTGAAGAATAATATTCCTATATATTTCGTTTTTTCAATTAGCTAATTGTAAGATTTTATTCGTACGTTCGACTGTTAGTAAAACTAGCCATGTGTTTGGATGAGGGTTTAATGAAATAGTATTACTCAACAACTTGAAAAGTACTCACTCTTGAACATTTTCAGAccttttcctttcttttgtCTCAAAGAATTGTTGGCTTTATTATGGAAGATTCGAAGAACCACTAATTTTGTAGgaagaaacaataaattaatttgttattcAGTTTTCAATTAAGGATGTGAATACAAAATGGGACACTTTACCAACCCACTATAGGATATAAACCAATTAAAGCTGGACCACTCACCtgaatttcttcttgttatCATAATTGGTTTGTGTTGCTTAAATTTAGCCATGACAACATTTGAGCATGCTTATGATGTCATCTTCCACTTATTTTGTGGATCAAATTAAATTGCTTAACTTGTTAAATCGTGTAGAACAATGTAATCACTCTGTTTCAATTAAGTTTTAAGAAAGTatgaaaagattttaattttatattcttaaataaaaaataggttaaatgtatcaaaatattctttaattatataatcttgaatgtataatattgataattaaaaaGGGAAGAAGAcactcattttaaaacaaattaaaattaagtacgataaacaaattgaaatgaagGAAGTAATATAAATCGAATAAATTTTAGGAATTACATAGTTTTTTAAGGATTAAATTACAGAAATCCCATATTTTAGTttacttattatcattatcccctATACGTTTTATAAATCTCCAAAATCCCTCATttcgcgcatcagattagtgtatttCGTGCATCTGTTTAGAGTATCTAACACATTAAATTAGTGTATCTCGCGCattagattagtgtatcatatataaaatgtacatcagattagtgtatcattaaaaaaatgtaatataccttacttaacgattaatgtatctcgcgcatcagattaatgtatcaacgcttatattattatatccgTTTGAAATtttctgtaattataaactttttagGGATAAATTATAATCGTGctttaaaagtatgtgatttttttGTATAGTTGTAAGGATTAATATatgggaaatttttcaaaaaaaaatgtcaatattttagcatttaagagggctcattagcaacactttcaatatttagtaaaaatgtcaaattttagtttgttatgtatcttatttatgtttttattatttgtttttatttacaaagtataatatttgtattttcatatatttttttcctatatagttattttttcttcaaaaactttgtatgtattcatttcaatatgtattttatttgtatttctatttattctagtttttatttagaattttgtataataatatataaaatacaaaaaaattagtatgatgaaaaagtgaatgaaatataaaattgaaaagaaataactGAATATTTGGTgcactcattcttaaataaaatacataactagttgacatacctttagaataaatacaaattagaaaaaaatgtcaaattcagaaacaatacaacataatttttgaacgaatacaactattaattgtaaaaatacatactgactaaaacagtatcaaaattcaatatatacttccaaatttatgaatacaaaaaacaataaagctataaaatacaaaaataaatactaactgtggtacattgacataactatcacaaaaaaaaaacagaatacaaaatgaattaaacataTGAAATACGATTCCAAATCTATggaaacaaaatacaataaaacaatgaaacacaaaaatacatactgactaaaacaacaacaaaattcaatgtacacttccaaatctatgaatacaaaaaaaatcaaaactatgaaatatacaCAATCAAACTCATATAATGTGTTACATTGACATAataacacacacacaaaaaaaatagaacacaaaatacaataaatatatgaaatacaaaaataaatactaactataaCATAATGAAAATTCCATATACACTTTCAAACGCATTgcaacatgaatttttttgaatcttaaaagttactaaacaaattaaactaaacatgcaagacacagaacatgcaaaaaaaaacctcttttccaacaaattggtcttcttcaacttcatggtTATGAATTTGTGTGGGATTTTGCACATCGACGGATCCAGACATTTTTTCTCGTCGTATATCCTCCTTAGATTTAGAAGCGGAACCTACATTGTTGTTTAATTCTTgagtgaaaaaaaaagtaaat is part of the Solanum lycopersicum chromosome 1, SLM_r2.1 genome and harbors:
- the LOC138339710 gene encoding non-specific lipid transfer protein GPI-anchored 14-like, which produces MSNFFPLITKNYQRQKQSSRHFSSLYKHFNMVSCTMRYQLRLVLLLILCVIGNSDTEKDKEECTQSLIGLATCLPYVGGNAPAPTPDCCTGLKQVLKDSKKCLCLLIKDRNDPDLGLQLNVTLALTLPSVCKAPANISECPALLHLPANSPDAQVFYQIANNSSSIAGSPLAHSPIPSVGSSPTGAPAGAPKSAGCHIGKRYFGLEAIVGVVLLWSLTSNFFIG